Proteins encoded in a region of the Xylanibacillus composti genome:
- a CDS encoding SDR family NAD(P)-dependent oxidoreductase: MVNVKGRWALITGASRGVGYQTAIFMAKQGCNLILHSRNLEHCIKVEDEVKALGVEAFSVQAELANHEEVAAMLDEIEAKNIPVDIVFNNAAVQIAYRTDYWQTPVEDFELSFRINFISIVTICNRLIPKMIERGFGRVINTTSGIKNEPEQAGYAASKAALDKFTKDLASRLEGTDVMINLTDPGWCRTDLGGPKAPNSVESVIPGIAVGAFVDDKKSGRYLGAQSFVGMTLEEAVAKAEAMEATPYTI; encoded by the coding sequence ATGGTAAATGTTAAGGGCAGATGGGCGCTGATTACCGGCGCGAGCAGAGGTGTCGGATACCAGACGGCCATTTTTATGGCCAAGCAAGGCTGCAATTTGATCTTGCACAGCAGAAATCTCGAACATTGCATAAAAGTTGAGGATGAGGTCAAGGCGCTTGGCGTGGAAGCGTTCAGCGTTCAAGCCGAGCTGGCCAATCACGAAGAGGTAGCGGCCATGCTGGATGAGATAGAAGCGAAGAATATCCCGGTGGATATTGTATTCAACAACGCAGCTGTGCAAATTGCCTACCGCACAGATTACTGGCAAACGCCTGTTGAAGACTTTGAGCTCAGCTTCCGCATTAATTTTATTTCTATCGTGACCATTTGCAATCGACTGATTCCGAAGATGATCGAGCGCGGGTTTGGCCGCGTGATCAATACGACAAGCGGCATCAAGAACGAGCCTGAGCAAGCCGGATATGCAGCCAGCAAGGCCGCTTTGGACAAATTCACCAAGGATTTGGCCTCCAGGCTGGAAGGAACAGACGTGATGATTAACCTGACAGACCCAGGCTGGTGCAGAACGGACCTTGGCGGACCCAAAGCGCCGAATTCGGTCGAAAGTGTGATTCCAGGCATTGCTGTCGGCGCATTCGTCGACGACAAGAAAAGCGGTCGATATTTGGGCGCACAGTCTTTTGTCGGTATGACATTGGAAGAAGCTGTCGCCAAGGCGGAAGCTATGGAAGCCACGCCATATACCATATAA
- a CDS encoding ABC transporter ATP-binding protein, whose product MEILRVEHLTKVYGKGDTQVRALDDVSFSVNKGEFVAIVGSSGSGKSTLLHILGGVDRPSGGKVWIDNTDVYQLDETQLAIFRRRQIGLIYQFYNLIPILNIEENITLPLLLDNRKVEQARLREIVETLHLEGRTGHLPNQLSGGQQQRVSIGRALINHPALVLADEPTGNLDSKNSRDILDLLKLSNKQFNQTLIMITHDPHIALQADRVITLEDGVIVKDEVIRS is encoded by the coding sequence GTGGAGATTTTAAGAGTAGAGCATCTGACCAAAGTATACGGGAAAGGTGACACCCAGGTTAGGGCACTGGACGATGTGTCATTCAGCGTGAACAAGGGCGAGTTCGTCGCTATCGTGGGTTCCTCCGGCTCAGGCAAGTCAACCTTGCTTCATATTTTGGGCGGAGTGGACCGGCCGTCCGGCGGAAAGGTGTGGATAGACAATACGGACGTCTATCAGCTTGATGAGACGCAGCTCGCCATTTTCCGGCGCCGGCAAATCGGACTCATCTACCAGTTTTACAACCTGATTCCGATTCTGAACATCGAGGAGAATATTACTTTGCCGCTGCTGCTGGACAACCGCAAGGTAGAGCAGGCCCGGCTTCGCGAGATTGTCGAAACGCTGCATCTGGAAGGTCGTACCGGCCATCTGCCGAATCAGCTTTCCGGCGGGCAGCAGCAGCGTGTTTCGATTGGCCGTGCATTGATCAATCACCCGGCACTGGTGCTGGCCGACGAGCCAACTGGCAATTTGGACAGCAAAAACTCGCGGGACATTCTGGACTTGCTGAAGCTTTCCAATAAGCAGTTCAATCAGACATTGATCATGATTACGCATGATCCGCATATAGCCCTGCAGGCTGATCGAGTTATCACGTTGGAAGATGGAGTTATCGTCAAGGATGAGGTGATCCGCTCATGA
- a CDS encoding response regulator transcription factor — protein sequence MDRILVVEDDKTIAMGIAYSLKQEGFETRICHTVHEASACLEENFDLFLLDVALPDGDGFELCRLIRKKGEKPVIFLTARDDEVNIVMGLDMGADDYVAKPFRVRELISRIKSVLRRYQNHQGKSAEITLGPLTIYTTEARVTKGGEEIILTTLEYKLLLTLAGHQGQVLSRNQMLEGIWDVAGDFVNDNTLTVYIKRLREKIEDDPQNPKLIKTVRGMGYKADGDRKEDTHADSQS from the coding sequence ATGGATCGCATATTAGTCGTAGAAGACGACAAAACCATTGCCATGGGCATCGCCTATTCCTTGAAGCAAGAGGGATTCGAAACCCGGATTTGTCATACCGTTCATGAAGCGAGCGCTTGCCTGGAGGAGAACTTTGATTTGTTTCTCCTGGATGTCGCATTGCCGGATGGCGACGGGTTCGAGTTGTGTCGGCTCATACGCAAGAAAGGCGAGAAGCCGGTGATTTTCTTGACAGCTCGGGACGATGAGGTGAACATCGTGATGGGACTGGACATGGGCGCGGACGATTATGTGGCCAAGCCCTTTCGTGTTCGCGAGCTGATTTCCCGCATCAAGAGTGTGCTTCGCCGTTATCAGAATCATCAAGGGAAGAGTGCGGAAATTACTTTGGGCCCATTGACTATATACACCACAGAAGCGAGGGTGACCAAGGGAGGCGAGGAAATCATTCTGACGACCTTGGAGTACAAGCTGCTGTTGACTTTGGCAGGCCATCAAGGTCAGGTGCTGAGCCGCAACCAGATGTTGGAGGGAATATGGGATGTGGCCGGCGACTTCGTGAATGATAATACGTTGACCGTCTATATTAAGCGGCTGCGCGAAAAGATCGAGGACGATCCGCAGAATCCGAAGCTGATTAAAACCGTTCGGGGAATGGGGTACAAAGCCGACGGAGATCGAAAGGAAGATACGCATGCCGATTCACAATCCTGA
- a CDS encoding sensor histidine kinase yields the protein MPIHNPEFKRLALVLTSVCIGIVALTACTSLLSSHALRQAIVIQQAAIVGAAMEHAPAAEQSIVRQLQAVDPQIVEKGQAVLAAYGLEQGELAAETGFAGSSFRLYFLQAASLALLSFTGMALIFFHFLRKHYRRLHELSLYAEKIANGDESLDIRDNEEGQLSILKNGIYKMTTILREQKDALQQDKLHLADSIADISHQLKTPMTSLSVMTDLLEDEQQEEIRSEFLARMRAQLKRMEWLVTSLLKLSKLDAGTVTMKRERYDLRALVDHVLESLSIPLDIQMIEATVEGDSTVFVTGDQNWTREALQNVIKNGIEHTPEQGKLWISVTDNPLYARVTVTDSGQGIAKEDLPYVFQRFYRGANAGDDSVGIGLAMAHAIVKKQGGDIIAQNEEGKGATFLLTFYKSPR from the coding sequence ATGCCGATTCACAATCCTGAATTCAAGCGGCTTGCTCTTGTTCTGACAAGCGTGTGTATCGGCATTGTTGCGTTAACTGCCTGCACATCGCTGCTAAGCAGCCATGCGCTGCGTCAAGCGATTGTCATCCAGCAGGCTGCAATTGTAGGCGCAGCGATGGAGCATGCTCCGGCAGCCGAACAAAGCATCGTGCGGCAACTGCAGGCAGTCGACCCGCAAATTGTGGAAAAAGGGCAAGCGGTACTGGCTGCTTACGGATTAGAGCAAGGGGAGCTTGCCGCCGAAACCGGTTTTGCGGGCAGCAGTTTCCGTTTGTATTTCTTGCAAGCAGCTTCGCTTGCTTTACTGTCATTTACGGGCATGGCCCTTATCTTCTTCCACTTTCTGCGCAAACATTACAGGCGCCTTCATGAACTGAGCCTGTACGCGGAGAAAATCGCCAACGGCGATGAGTCACTTGATATTCGCGACAATGAGGAAGGGCAGCTGAGCATCTTGAAGAATGGGATATACAAGATGACCACAATTCTGCGGGAACAGAAGGATGCCCTCCAGCAGGACAAGCTGCATCTGGCTGATTCTATCGCGGATATATCGCATCAGTTGAAAACACCGATGACGTCATTGTCTGTAATGACTGATTTGCTGGAGGACGAGCAGCAGGAAGAGATCCGATCTGAATTTCTGGCAAGGATGCGGGCGCAGCTCAAAAGAATGGAATGGCTGGTTACATCCCTGCTCAAGCTTTCCAAGCTGGATGCCGGTACGGTAACGATGAAGCGTGAGCGCTATGATCTCCGCGCGCTCGTCGATCACGTGCTCGAATCGTTAAGCATCCCGCTTGATATCCAAATGATCGAAGCAACGGTAGAAGGGGATTCTACGGTCTTCGTTACAGGCGATCAGAACTGGACGCGCGAAGCGCTGCAAAACGTGATCAAGAACGGCATTGAGCATACTCCTGAGCAAGGGAAGCTTTGGATCTCCGTCACAGACAACCCGCTCTATGCCAGAGTAACGGTTACAGACAGCGGACAAGGCATCGCCAAGGAGGATCTGCCTTATGTTTTTCAGCGATTTTACCGCGGAGCGAACGCCGGCGACGACAGCGTCGGCATAGGACTTGCGATGGCGCACGCGATCGTCAAGAAGCAAGGCGGAGATATTATAGCGCAGAACGAGGAAGGCAAGGGCGCAACCTTCCTGCTGACGTTCTACAAAAGTCCAAGGTGA
- a CDS encoding YebC/PmpR family DNA-binding transcriptional regulator → MGRKWNNIKEKKASKDANTSRIYAKFGREIYVAAKQGEPDPESNQTLKFVLERAKTYNVPKAIIDRAIEKAKGGSDENYDELRYEGFGPNGAMVIVDALSNNVNRTAAEVRSAFNKNGGSMGVNGSVAYMFDETAVIGLEGKTEEEVLEILLEADVDARDVIQEDETIIVYAEPDQFHAVQQAFQAHGISEFAVAEISMLAQNDVTLDADAQAQFEKMIDAIEDLEDVQQVYHNVDLGK, encoded by the coding sequence ATGGGTCGCAAATGGAACAATATTAAGGAAAAGAAAGCGTCGAAAGACGCCAATACAAGCCGTATCTACGCCAAATTCGGGCGCGAGATCTATGTGGCTGCCAAACAAGGAGAACCGGATCCCGAATCTAATCAGACGCTGAAATTTGTTCTGGAACGCGCCAAAACCTACAATGTGCCGAAGGCCATTATTGACCGGGCCATTGAGAAAGCCAAGGGCGGTTCTGACGAGAACTACGATGAGCTTCGTTACGAAGGATTTGGACCGAATGGCGCGATGGTCATCGTGGACGCACTGTCCAACAACGTAAATCGGACAGCGGCCGAGGTGCGTTCCGCATTCAACAAAAACGGCGGAAGCATGGGTGTCAATGGCTCCGTTGCGTATATGTTCGACGAAACGGCTGTCATCGGCCTGGAAGGCAAGACGGAGGAAGAAGTGCTAGAGATTTTGCTCGAAGCAGATGTAGATGCCCGCGATGTCATCCAAGAGGATGAGACGATTATCGTATATGCCGAACCCGATCAATTCCACGCCGTACAGCAAGCGTTCCAAGCACATGGCATCTCAGAATTCGCTGTTGCGGAAATATCGATGCTTGCACAGAATGACGTAACGCTGGACGCAGATGCGCAAGCGCAGTTCGAGAAAATGATCGATGCGATAGAAGACCTGGAAGACGTGCAGCAAGTATACCATAACGTCGACTTAGGGAAATAA
- a CDS encoding ABC transporter permease, with the protein MKLLRQLTLRNLKQNRSRTLVTLVGIILSAAMICGVATLFASFQDLLIRHTQQANGHFHVKFPGVSADKVAYITDHAETKIAMRTMELGFALWPDSKQINKPYLAISAFDKSALEHLPVQLKEGRLPETGHELVISEELQNNTEGELRVGDTLNLAIGTRTDHGFTLSNHNAWSETEVFDAQQMSTYTVTGIMKRPGFEDWHAPGYSAVAYLDEAILADAEQLDIYVQTRHPKQIFQTAPKIAEQIGTETFEYHTELLRWMGLSKNDRVNMLFLTTGLIIILLIVVGSITVIYNAFAISVSERKKQFGMLASVGATNRQIRNMVFFEGLFLGLIAIPIGILSGIGGIAVTLYSINQLMDGNFFNLGLGLRVAVPPSTILITVFFVAITIFLSAYIPAKRASRISPVEAIRLQTDIQITGKKLKTSKLTRRLFGMEGELALKNLRRNHRRYRATVFSLFISIVLFVSFSSFINYAFEGSDLYYADLSYDLYVEKSEAPLPDVLDFYEQLAAQEEVGQHAIVRSLYMNVDGLELADLGPYLRKLLSASSSDSEQEWYKDVMKDGQGNYRLQAQVSTIKNEMFATYVEKLGLQLDAFTDVNEPRGILINMNKTDVGAFAAYSPLAMEAGDHLILKEYAYDEQTESLHFPIEIGSMTEELPFGLAYTNVTGFHLVVSDQIFDLIVSKGNEYTQAEGNRAQFLVGLKDKAAHKVFEDRIEAIDAAHPSSGPTYIWNLTRSKEETQQTKTVISIFLYGFISLITLIGVTNILNTIHTNIALRRREFAMLKSVGLTPAGFNRMIRYESVFYGTKALLYGLPVSIVVSWLLHRSFGNTFDFAFRLPWQEIGICIVSVFVLVFFTMTNASRKLKRENIIDALKMDS; encoded by the coding sequence ATGAAGCTGCTGCGACAATTAACGCTGCGCAACCTGAAGCAAAACCGCAGCCGCACCCTCGTTACGCTGGTGGGCATCATTTTATCGGCAGCCATGATCTGCGGAGTCGCTACGTTGTTTGCAAGCTTTCAAGATCTGCTCATCCGCCATACCCAACAAGCCAATGGGCATTTTCATGTCAAATTCCCGGGGGTGTCTGCTGACAAGGTCGCCTATATTACGGATCATGCCGAAACGAAAATCGCGATGCGGACCATGGAGCTTGGCTTCGCCCTATGGCCAGACTCCAAGCAAATCAACAAGCCCTACTTGGCAATCAGCGCTTTTGACAAGTCTGCGCTGGAGCATCTTCCGGTTCAACTGAAGGAAGGCCGCTTGCCCGAAACTGGTCATGAATTGGTCATTTCTGAAGAGCTGCAAAACAATACCGAAGGAGAACTCCGCGTTGGAGATACTTTAAACCTGGCAATCGGTACTCGTACAGATCACGGTTTCACGCTCAGCAATCACAACGCCTGGTCAGAGACAGAAGTTTTCGATGCCCAGCAGATGAGCACATACACGGTCACGGGCATTATGAAGAGACCCGGGTTCGAGGATTGGCATGCACCGGGCTACAGTGCGGTTGCTTATTTAGATGAGGCTATTCTGGCTGATGCAGAGCAGCTGGACATTTATGTTCAGACCCGCCATCCGAAGCAGATCTTTCAGACCGCGCCCAAGATAGCCGAACAAATTGGCACAGAGACGTTCGAGTACCATACAGAATTGTTAAGATGGATGGGGTTATCCAAGAACGACAGGGTCAACATGCTGTTCCTGACGACCGGACTCATCATCATTCTGTTGATCGTCGTCGGCTCGATAACGGTCATTTACAATGCCTTCGCGATCTCGGTCAGTGAGCGGAAGAAGCAGTTCGGGATGCTCGCCAGTGTGGGCGCTACGAACAGACAAATTCGCAACATGGTATTTTTTGAGGGGCTGTTTCTCGGGCTTATTGCCATACCGATCGGGATATTGTCAGGCATAGGCGGCATTGCGGTGACGCTTTATAGCATCAATCAGCTTATGGACGGGAACTTCTTCAACCTTGGTTTAGGATTGCGTGTCGCAGTCCCGCCGTCAACGATACTGATTACCGTGTTTTTCGTCGCCATAACGATATTCCTGTCCGCCTATATTCCAGCCAAGCGGGCTTCGCGCATATCGCCGGTGGAAGCAATCCGCCTTCAAACCGATATTCAGATCACAGGCAAAAAATTAAAAACGTCCAAGCTGACGCGGCGTTTGTTCGGTATGGAAGGGGAGCTGGCACTCAAAAATTTGAGACGCAACCACCGACGGTATCGGGCAACAGTCTTCTCGTTGTTTATCAGCATTGTGCTGTTCGTCTCCTTCTCCTCATTCATAAACTATGCGTTCGAGGGCAGCGACTTGTATTACGCTGATCTCAGCTACGATCTTTACGTCGAGAAGAGTGAAGCGCCGCTCCCCGATGTGCTTGACTTCTACGAACAGCTGGCTGCTCAGGAAGAAGTAGGGCAGCATGCAATCGTACGGTCACTTTACATGAACGTAGACGGGTTGGAGCTGGCAGATTTAGGTCCATATTTGCGCAAGCTGCTCAGTGCGTCTTCTTCGGACAGTGAGCAGGAATGGTATAAGGACGTGATGAAGGACGGCCAAGGAAACTATCGGCTGCAGGCACAGGTTTCCACGATCAAGAATGAGATGTTCGCTACGTATGTAGAGAAGCTCGGCTTGCAGCTGGATGCGTTTACCGATGTCAACGAACCGCGAGGCATCTTAATCAACATGAACAAAACAGATGTAGGTGCGTTCGCGGCATACAGCCCGCTTGCAATGGAAGCCGGCGACCATCTGATTCTGAAGGAATATGCCTATGATGAGCAAACGGAGTCCTTGCATTTTCCGATTGAAATCGGAAGTATGACCGAAGAGCTTCCATTCGGGTTGGCGTATACGAATGTAACGGGCTTTCATCTCGTAGTCAGCGACCAGATATTCGACCTGATTGTTTCGAAAGGCAATGAATATACGCAAGCGGAAGGAAATCGCGCCCAGTTTCTGGTGGGACTTAAGGATAAGGCTGCTCATAAGGTATTCGAAGATCGCATCGAGGCTATCGATGCCGCCCATCCTTCCTCCGGTCCGACCTACATCTGGAATCTGACGCGCAGCAAGGAGGAAACGCAGCAGACGAAAACCGTCATTTCTATTTTCCTATATGGATTTATAAGTCTGATCACGCTTATTGGCGTTACCAACATTCTCAATACGATTCATACGAATATAGCTCTTCGCCGGAGAGAGTTCGCCATGCTGAAATCGGTTGGTCTCACGCCGGCGGGCTTCAACCGCATGATCCGCTACGAGAGTGTATTTTATGGGACCAAAGCGCTGCTCTACGGCTTGCCGGTCAGCATTGTTGTCAGCTGGTTGCTGCATCGTTCTTTCGGCAACACCTTTGACTTTGCTTTTCGCCTTCCGTGGCAGGAGATTGGCATTTGCATTGTCAGCGTATTTGTGCTCGTGTTCTTCACGATGACGAATGCCAGCCGCAAGCTGAAACGGGAGAACATTATTGATGCATTGAAGATGGACAGCTGA
- the cysI gene encoding assimilatory sulfite reductase (NADPH) hemoprotein subunit gives MSENNLLSPNSAPHSDVEDIKRRSNYLRGSLAETLEDRITGSIPEDDNRLMKFHGSYMQDDRDLRNERAKQKLEPAYQFMLRVRAAGGVITPKQWLMMDDVAQKYANGTIRLTTRQSFQLHGIIKWNMKKTIQEVNAQMLSTLAACGDVNRNVMCNPNPYQSEVHEEVYEWASKISNHLDPRTRAYYEIWLDGEKVVDSESNGEEQEPIYGPVYLPRKFKIGVAVPPSNDVDVFSQDLGFIAIVENGKLLGFNVSVGGGMGMTHGDPNTYPQIARVIGFCTPEQVIDVAEKTVTIQRDYGDRSVRKHARFKYTIDDRGIDWFVGELHNRLGWKLEAAKPYTFEHNGDRYGWVKGSNNKWHYTLFIQNGRVKDEEGYLLMTALREIAKVHTGDFRLTPNQNLIIGNVSSQKKKKVEQLIQEYGLTDGAAYSALRRNSMACVALPTCGLAMAESERYLPSLLDKLELILDEAGLREEDIVIRMTGCPNGCARPALAEIAFIGKAPGKYNMYLGGGFAGERLNKMYKENIGEEEILDTLKPLLQQYAKERQEGEHFGDFVIRAGYVKEVRSGQEFHA, from the coding sequence ATGTCTGAAAATAATTTATTGTCACCGAACAGTGCGCCGCACAGCGATGTGGAGGATATAAAGCGCCGCAGCAATTATCTGCGGGGCAGCTTGGCCGAAACGCTGGAGGACAGAATCACCGGCTCCATACCGGAGGACGACAACCGTCTCATGAAGTTCCACGGCAGCTACATGCAGGACGACCGCGATCTGCGCAACGAGCGGGCGAAGCAAAAGCTGGAGCCTGCCTATCAATTCATGCTGCGCGTGCGGGCCGCCGGCGGTGTCATTACACCGAAGCAATGGCTGATGATGGATGACGTCGCGCAAAAGTACGCCAACGGCACCATTCGCTTGACGACACGCCAATCGTTCCAGCTGCATGGCATTATTAAATGGAATATGAAAAAGACGATTCAGGAAGTCAACGCGCAGATGCTGAGCACGCTGGCAGCATGCGGTGACGTCAACCGCAATGTGATGTGCAATCCGAATCCGTACCAGTCGGAAGTACATGAAGAAGTATACGAATGGGCAAGCAAGATCAGCAATCACCTTGACCCGCGTACACGGGCGTATTATGAAATCTGGCTGGATGGGGAAAAGGTTGTTGACAGCGAAAGCAACGGCGAAGAACAGGAGCCAATCTATGGTCCGGTTTACCTGCCGCGCAAGTTCAAAATAGGCGTCGCCGTTCCTCCTTCGAACGATGTAGACGTATTTTCCCAAGATCTCGGTTTTATTGCGATCGTAGAGAATGGCAAGCTGTTAGGCTTTAACGTATCTGTAGGCGGCGGCATGGGAATGACGCATGGCGACCCGAACACGTATCCGCAAATCGCTCGGGTTATCGGCTTCTGTACACCGGAACAGGTGATTGATGTGGCGGAGAAGACCGTCACTATACAGCGCGATTACGGCGACCGTTCCGTGCGCAAGCATGCGCGTTTCAAATACACGATTGACGATCGCGGCATCGATTGGTTTGTCGGCGAGCTGCACAATCGCTTGGGCTGGAAGCTGGAAGCGGCGAAGCCATATACGTTCGAGCACAATGGAGATCGCTATGGCTGGGTGAAGGGCAGCAACAACAAGTGGCACTACACACTCTTCATCCAAAATGGACGCGTCAAGGATGAGGAAGGATATTTGCTCATGACAGCGCTGCGCGAAATTGCCAAGGTACACACTGGCGATTTCCGATTGACGCCGAATCAAAATTTGATTATTGGCAATGTATCCAGCCAGAAGAAGAAAAAGGTCGAGCAGCTTATTCAAGAATATGGACTGACAGATGGCGCTGCATATTCCGCGCTGCGCAGAAACTCCATGGCTTGCGTGGCATTGCCAACCTGCGGTCTGGCGATGGCCGAATCGGAGCGTTACCTGCCTAGCCTGCTCGACAAGCTGGAATTGATTCTCGATGAAGCCGGGCTGCGCGAGGAGGACATCGTCATCCGAATGACCGGATGTCCGAACGGCTGCGCCCGTCCCGCCTTGGCTGAAATCGCCTTTATCGGCAAAGCGCCGGGCAAGTACAATATGTATCTGGGCGGAGGGTTTGCAGGAGAGCGCCTGAACAAGATGTACAAGGAAAATATCGGCGAAGAAGAAATATTGGATACGCTCAAGCCGCTCCTTCAGCAATACGCGAAGGAGCGTCAGGAAGGCGAGCACTTTGGCGATTTCGTCATCCGTGCCGGCTATGTGAAGGAAGTTCGTTCCGGTCAAGAGTTCCATGCGTAA
- a CDS encoding cytochrome P450 produces the protein MQTKQRIPHDESLDNILALAQEGYTFIQDRVKRYNSNLFEARLLGQQVICMSGKEAAELFYDESRFQRKGAAPKRVQKTLLGEHAIQTMDGEAHRHRKLMFLTLMTPAHQEKLGRLVTEMWEDTISRWEGLEQVVLFDEAKELLCRAACRWAGVPLEESEVKERAEDFYSMVDAFGAAGPRHWKGRRARSRTEDWIRALIEDVRSGNRQAEGGSALLQIAFHTELDGRQLEPQMAAIELINVLRPIVAIANFITYTAVALHEHPQHGAALRSASGKELEMFVQEVRRYYPFAPFLGARVRHDFTWRNCEFKQGTLVLLDVYGTNRDASLWEEPESFNPERFRNWSGSLFAFIPQGGGEPERTHRCPGEGITVEVMKATLVFLADHIRYEVPDQDMSYRLDRLPAKPESGFVMSRIRRK, from the coding sequence ATGCAAACGAAACAAAGAATACCGCATGATGAAAGCCTCGACAATATCCTTGCATTGGCACAGGAAGGCTATACGTTCATCCAAGATCGGGTGAAGCGCTATAACTCGAATTTATTTGAGGCAAGATTGCTGGGACAACAGGTTATCTGTATGAGCGGAAAAGAGGCTGCGGAACTATTTTACGATGAATCGCGGTTCCAACGGAAGGGAGCTGCGCCCAAGCGGGTGCAAAAGACACTGCTCGGTGAACATGCCATTCAAACGATGGACGGGGAGGCTCATCGCCATCGCAAGCTGATGTTTCTGACGTTGATGACACCTGCCCATCAGGAAAAGCTGGGGCGGCTTGTTACAGAGATGTGGGAGGACACGATAAGCCGTTGGGAGGGACTCGAACAGGTTGTGCTTTTTGACGAGGCCAAGGAATTGCTGTGCAGGGCAGCCTGCCGCTGGGCTGGTGTACCGCTCGAAGAATCCGAAGTGAAGGAGCGCGCGGAGGACTTCTATTCGATGGTGGATGCATTCGGTGCGGCGGGGCCTCGCCACTGGAAGGGAAGACGAGCCAGAAGCAGGACAGAGGACTGGATCCGGGCGCTGATCGAGGATGTCAGAAGCGGAAATCGTCAAGCGGAAGGGGGAAGCGCGCTTCTGCAGATTGCGTTTCACACCGAACTGGATGGCAGGCAGCTTGAACCGCAAATGGCCGCGATCGAGCTCATCAACGTGCTTCGTCCCATCGTGGCCATCGCGAACTTCATTACCTACACAGCAGTGGCGCTTCATGAACATCCGCAGCATGGTGCAGCACTTCGTTCAGCGAGCGGCAAAGAGCTCGAAATGTTTGTGCAGGAAGTGCGCAGGTATTACCCGTTCGCGCCGTTCCTTGGAGCACGCGTTCGACATGATTTCACATGGCGCAATTGCGAATTCAAGCAAGGCACGCTAGTGCTTCTGGATGTGTATGGGACAAACCGGGATGCGTCCTTATGGGAGGAACCTGAATCATTCAACCCGGAACGCTTTCGCAACTGGTCTGGCAGCTTGTTTGCGTTCATCCCCCAAGGAGGGGGAGAGCCGGAACGCACGCACCGTTGCCCGGGAGAAGGAATTACAGTGGAAGTGATGAAGGCAACGCTCGTTTTTTTGGCAGATCATATTCGGTATGAGGTCCCGGATCAGGATATGAGCTATCGCTTGGACCGATTGCCAGCCAAACCGGAGAGCGGTTTTGTGATGAGCCGGATCCGGCGCAAGTAA